The region CAGTCCTGGCCATCGAGCGGGACGTCACCGAGCACCTGAAGACGCTCGACGCGCTCAAGGAGGCGGACCGGCGCAAGGACGAGTTCCTGGCGACGCTGGCCCACGAGCTTCGCAACCCGCTCGCGCCGATCCTCAACGGGGTGGAGATCCTGCGCATGGCGGGCGACGACGCGGAGCAGGTGAGGCGGGCCCAGGAAATGTTGAGCCGCCAGGCCCAAAACTTGGCTCGCATCGTCGACGATCTGCTCGACATGACGAGGATTGTCGAGAACAAGATCGAGCTGCGGAAGGAGCAGGTGGCCCTGCAGACGGTGGTCCAGACGGCCGTCGAGACCTGCCGCTCCCTCCTCGAAGATTGCCACCACCGGTTGAGCGTGGAATTGCCCGCGGAGCCGATCTACCTGCACGCCGACGCGGTGCGACTTTCCCAGGTGCTCGCGAACCTCTTGACGAATGCCGCCAAGTACACCGAATCGGGAGGGCAGATCTGGCTGACGGCCGAGCGATCGAATCATGGGTCGAGGAAAGGGCAAGGCGCGCCGCAGGCGGGGGAGGTGATCATCCGGGTCCGGGACACGGGAATCGGAATCCCCGCCGAGCTATTGCCGCGGGTCTTCGAGATGTTCACCCAGGGTCCCCGCAGCACCAGACAAGGGCGCGGCGGCCTGGGAGTCGGCTTGACCCTGGTTCGAAGCGTGGTTCAGATGCATGGCGGGAGCGTCGACGTGCACAGCGCCGGCCCCGATCAGGGCACCGAATTCATCGTCCGTCTGCCGCTGTCGGAAGAGGGCGCGCCCGAAAAGCCCAAAGGGTCGAGTTCCAGACAAGCGACCGGGTCGGCCCCGAAGCGGATCCTCGTCGTGGACGACAATCCGGACCAGGTCAAGAGTCTGGGTTACCTGCTCGAGCTGATGGGACACGACGTGCGCCTGGCGGAAAGCGCCGAGGCGGCGCTCGAGGATGCGTCCGATTTCAAGCCGCAGGTCGCCCTCGTGGATCTGGGGATGCCGGGCGTGGACGGCTACGAGCTGGCCCGGCGCATCCGCAGGGACCCCCGGCTCCGCGGCATCCTCCTCGTGGCGCAGACCGGCTGGGGCCAGAGGGAGGACTTCCGCCGCTCCCGCGAAGCCGGCTTCGACCATCACCTCGTCAAGCCGATCACCGCCGCGGCCCTCCAGAAGGTGCTCGAAGAGGTCTCTCCCGCAGCTGAAACGGGCGCCCGCCCCATCGCGAGAGAGAGCCGGCGGCGGGCCGCCCGACCGACTCAGTGAGCCATCGAGGCCTGGGTGACCCCCACGTCATTCGAGTTGATGTCGAAC is a window of Candidatus Polarisedimenticolia bacterium DNA encoding:
- a CDS encoding PAS domain-containing protein, which translates into the protein MREYLQSMIEQQDAANEELRSANEEFISSNEELETSKEELQSTNEELTTVNEQLQRRTQEVERLNSDLVNLLTSTNLPMIMVGVDLRIRRFTPAAQKLMNLIAADAGRPLEDIRPANLVPDLAAVIKEVIEQDRTFEREVQDRRGRWYVLRVHPYRTADNRIDGAVLVLVDVDQMRKDQEELRRRAALIELSRDAIIIRNAENQVSFWNRGAQEMYGWSAEEARGKPLETLVGTNPAIWAELNAQLDLSGSWEGELHQKRRDGTSIVVRCREVLVRDETGDRSAVLAIERDVTEHLKTLDALKEADRRKDEFLATLAHELRNPLAPILNGVEILRMAGDDAEQVRRAQEMLSRQAQNLARIVDDLLDMTRIVENKIELRKEQVALQTVVQTAVETCRSLLEDCHHRLSVELPAEPIYLHADAVRLSQVLANLLTNAAKYTESGGQIWLTAERSNHGSRKGQGAPQAGEVIIRVRDTGIGIPAELLPRVFEMFTQGPRSTRQGRGGLGVGLTLVRSVVQMHGGSVDVHSAGPDQGTEFIVRLPLSEEGAPEKPKGSSSRQATGSAPKRILVVDDNPDQVKSLGYLLELMGHDVRLAESAEAALEDASDFKPQVALVDLGMPGVDGYELARRIRRDPRLRGILLVAQTGWGQREDFRRSREAGFDHHLVKPITAAALQKVLEEVSPAAETGARPIARESRRRAARPTQ